The following proteins are co-located in the Rheinheimera salexigens genome:
- the ccoP gene encoding cytochrome-c oxidase, cbb3-type subunit III — translation MSSFWSAWVIVFTLPVIIGCFWLLTISLKNYVDVPEGEVTDHIVDGIQEVNNPLPRWWTYMFYLTIIWSVFYLALYPGLGNYKGLLNWTSSNQGIKSLAESRAAVELSKTDGSHVQFDRELEHASEKYGPIFQQFAQRDVIDLAYDDAAIKIGQRLFLQNCSLCHGSDARGQTGYPNLTDNDWLYGGSPDKIKETLMFGRKAAMPSWYDALGGDQGVKEMTAYVLSLSGRQVDQVDATAGKAKFALCAACHGMDGKGSLAHNLPFGAPNLTDNTWLYGGSARAVTESITLGRFGQMPAFEKTLGADKVHILTAYVYRLANPEKPAE, via the coding sequence ATGAGTAGCTTTTGGAGTGCTTGGGTCATTGTATTTACCTTACCCGTTATTATTGGTTGTTTTTGGTTATTAACCATCAGCCTTAAAAACTATGTTGACGTACCAGAAGGCGAAGTCACCGACCATATAGTAGACGGTATTCAAGAAGTAAATAATCCACTGCCTCGCTGGTGGACTTATATGTTCTATTTAACCATCATTTGGTCGGTATTTTACTTAGCGCTTTACCCGGGTTTAGGTAATTATAAAGGCTTATTAAACTGGACTAGTTCTAACCAAGGTATTAAATCGTTGGCAGAATCTCGTGCAGCGGTTGAGTTATCAAAAACAGATGGCAGCCATGTTCAATTTGATCGTGAACTTGAGCATGCATCTGAGAAATATGGTCCAATATTTCAACAGTTTGCTCAGCGTGATGTTATTGATTTGGCTTATGACGATGCAGCAATAAAAATTGGCCAGCGCTTATTTTTACAAAACTGTTCTTTATGCCATGGTTCAGATGCACGTGGTCAAACAGGTTATCCTAACCTGACCGACAATGATTGGTTGTACGGTGGGTCGCCTGACAAAATTAAAGAAACCTTAATGTTTGGTCGAAAAGCCGCTATGCCATCTTGGTATGATGCCCTAGGCGGCGATCAAGGCGTTAAAGAAATGACCGCTTACGTGCTTAGCTTATCAGGCCGTCAAGTTGATCAAGTTGATGCAACTGCAGGTAAAGCCAAGTTTGCTTTATGTGCTGCATGTCATGGTATGGACGGTAAGGGTAGTTTAGCCCATAACCTACCTTTTGGTGCGCCAAATTTAACCGATAATACTTGGTTATATGGTGGCTCAGCTAGAGCGGTAACCGAATCCATAACTTTAGGTCGTTTTGGTCAAATGCCTGCGTTTGAAAAAACCTTAGGGGCAGATAAAGTGCATATTCTAACTGCTTATGTATATCGTTTAGCAAACCCAGAAAAACCTGCTGAATAA
- a CDS encoding FixH family protein gives MILEVVMQQDIKPWYKQLWPWLLIAVPVFTALKAAHTVMLMQGNIPDMVVDDYYKEGQAINQRLALYREAELRNLDAKVLIAGNQIIIRFAQNDTLGEHMLLDFYHPTIANKDFNLTAERSGKLLYIATLPHSLQGNWRIAVTDNSKAWKLRANLVLPASQEIQLGY, from the coding sequence ATGATATTAGAGGTTGTTATGCAGCAAGATATTAAACCTTGGTACAAGCAGTTATGGCCATGGCTTTTAATTGCAGTTCCTGTTTTTACGGCTCTAAAAGCTGCACATACTGTTATGCTGATGCAAGGTAATATCCCAGATATGGTAGTCGATGATTACTATAAAGAAGGTCAAGCTATTAACCAGCGCTTAGCGTTATACCGTGAGGCTGAATTGCGTAACTTAGACGCCAAAGTATTAATAGCCGGTAATCAAATTATTATTCGTTTTGCCCAAAATGATACGTTAGGTGAGCATATGCTACTGGATTTTTACCACCCAACTATCGCCAATAAAGATTTTAATCTTACAGCCGAACGTAGTGGTAAATTACTTTATATCGCGACGCTGCCCCACTCTTTACAAGGTAATTGGCGTATCGCTGTTACTGATAATTCTAAGGCATGGAAATTACGGGCAAATTTAGTTTTACCTGCAAGCCAAGAAATTCAATTAGGTTATTAA
- the ccoO gene encoding cytochrome-c oxidase, cbb3-type subunit II, which produces MSKKNHHEKIEKSVGLLTVLTCVAISFGTLVQLTPLLFIDEMTEPVTGMKPYTPLQLEGRDIYIREGCVGCHSQMIRPFRAEVERYGHYSVAGESVWDHPFLWGSKRTGPDLARVGERYSDDWHHAHLVDPRSVVPESNMPGFPWLETNLLDGKHTVKKMEVLRTLGLPYEDDDISGAVEAVKGKTEMEALIAYLQSLGTHLK; this is translated from the coding sequence ATGTCAAAGAAAAATCATCACGAAAAAATTGAAAAAAGCGTTGGTCTATTGACTGTTTTAACCTGTGTTGCCATTTCATTTGGTACCTTAGTTCAGTTAACACCTCTGCTATTTATAGATGAAATGACCGAGCCAGTAACAGGTATGAAACCTTATACCCCGCTACAATTAGAAGGTCGGGATATTTATATCCGTGAAGGTTGTGTTGGTTGTCATAGCCAAATGATTAGACCTTTCCGGGCTGAAGTAGAGCGTTATGGCCACTACTCTGTTGCTGGTGAAAGTGTTTGGGATCACCCTTTCCTGTGGGGCTCTAAGCGTACTGGTCCAGATTTAGCACGAGTAGGCGAGCGTTATAGTGACGATTGGCACCATGCCCATTTAGTTGATCCACGCTCTGTGGTACCTGAATCTAATATGCCTGGCTTTCCTTGGTTAGAAACTAATCTATTAGATGGCAAGCATACTGTAAAGAAAATGGAAGTCTTACGTACACTTGGCTTGCCTTATGAAGATGACGATATTTCTGGCGCGGTAGAAGCGGTTAAAGGGAAAACAGAAATGGAAGCCCTGATTGCCTATCTGCAATCACTTGGCACACACTTGAAGTAA
- a CDS encoding heavy metal translocating P-type ATPase, translating to MSVTRCFHCHEPVPAGTDFTLQFDDVTRHLCCPGCLAVAETIIDSNLADYYRFRTEPAAKASPLPESIQNELNHYDSADVLADISQLQGDYNEIELSIDGISCAACAWLIEKQLRQFSAIAKVNVNSTTQRCYLQWQADNLPLSHIITALQNIGYKASPFIADQEEQSFKLELNRYLKRLAVSGIISMQVMAIAFGLYFGEYTGIEQSHQGYLRWISMLLTLPVVIYSALPFLLSAWRSVRSRQLNMDVPVSLAIYYTFGASAYATVFNTGEVYFESVCMFTFLLQLGKFFEYRARAKARDATSNLLKIMPVSATLLVEGEQKVVSARRLKADDLILVKPGETIAADGYIISGNSTVDESMLTGEYRAIDKDIHDTVLAGSINHNGLLQVQVSSALMSSRLGQIIALQHRTFSQKPALLQKTDKLAQNFIEQLLLIAVLTFLLWYFWLDPDRAFWITLSVLVATCPCALSLAAPTAVTCVLAQLNRQGILVKNSEALDATPEISHIVFDKTGTLTQGQFSLNQVQLFDSALSREQVLNLIANLELNSEHPIGQAFAQYYQQTLALTEVEITVGGGISANYQHQLIKVGSAKFCNVTAVADAMVYLCIDHKLIASISLQDALRPEIPELINQLKVKNYQLIMLTGDSSSQAEQLQQQLGFDVMFKGCSPEQKVQQVQNLVSAGHKVMMLGDGINDSPAFHAAHVSVALESGTDLSKNQADVVLLKPDISLLLSLITGSEMAKLRVKQNLAWAIGYNVIIIPLAVAGFVSPYIAVLGMSFSSLLVVSNSLRLLKK from the coding sequence GTGAGTGTAACTCGCTGTTTTCATTGTCATGAGCCTGTACCAGCCGGCACTGACTTTACGCTGCAATTTGATGATGTAACAAGGCATCTCTGCTGTCCTGGTTGTTTAGCTGTTGCCGAAACCATTATTGATAGCAATTTAGCTGATTATTATCGCTTTCGTACCGAACCCGCGGCTAAAGCTTCGCCTCTGCCAGAGTCAATCCAAAATGAGCTAAATCATTATGATTCTGCAGACGTGCTTGCGGATATAAGCCAATTACAGGGTGATTATAATGAAATTGAATTATCCATTGATGGCATTAGTTGTGCAGCATGTGCTTGGTTAATTGAAAAGCAATTACGCCAATTTTCAGCTATAGCCAAAGTCAATGTTAACTCCACTACCCAGCGCTGTTATTTACAATGGCAAGCCGATAATTTGCCCTTAAGCCACATTATCACAGCGCTGCAAAATATTGGTTATAAGGCTAGCCCCTTTATTGCCGATCAAGAAGAACAAAGTTTTAAGTTGGAACTAAATCGTTATTTAAAACGTTTAGCTGTTTCTGGCATTATTTCAATGCAAGTTATGGCTATCGCCTTTGGTTTATACTTTGGCGAATACACCGGTATTGAGCAATCGCATCAAGGCTATTTACGCTGGATCAGTATGTTATTGACCCTACCCGTCGTTATTTATTCAGCATTACCTTTTTTACTCAGTGCTTGGCGCAGTGTAAGAAGCCGGCAGTTGAATATGGATGTCCCGGTTAGTTTAGCTATTTATTATACTTTTGGCGCTTCCGCCTATGCCACGGTGTTTAATACCGGTGAAGTGTATTTTGAATCAGTTTGTATGTTTACTTTCCTACTGCAGTTAGGCAAGTTCTTTGAATATAGAGCCCGAGCTAAAGCCCGCGATGCCACCAGCAACTTATTAAAAATCATGCCGGTCAGTGCTACTTTATTAGTTGAGGGTGAACAAAAGGTTGTCTCAGCTCGTCGCTTAAAAGCTGACGATCTAATTTTGGTCAAGCCTGGTGAAACTATTGCCGCAGATGGTTACATTATTAGTGGGAATAGTACCGTTGATGAGTCAATGTTAACGGGTGAGTATCGCGCTATAGACAAAGATATTCACGACACTGTGCTAGCAGGTAGTATCAACCATAATGGTTTACTTCAGGTTCAGGTCAGTTCGGCACTGATGTCTTCGCGGTTAGGCCAAATTATTGCGCTGCAACATCGTACATTCAGCCAAAAACCGGCCCTATTGCAAAAAACAGATAAATTAGCTCAAAATTTTATTGAACAACTATTATTAATTGCCGTATTAACGTTTTTACTTTGGTATTTTTGGCTCGATCCCGATCGGGCATTTTGGATCACGTTATCAGTTCTAGTTGCCACCTGCCCTTGCGCACTAAGCCTAGCCGCGCCTACGGCTGTCACCTGTGTGTTAGCGCAATTAAATCGACAAGGTATCTTAGTTAAAAATAGTGAAGCATTAGATGCCACACCTGAAATAAGCCATATCGTGTTTGATAAAACCGGTACCTTAACTCAAGGTCAATTTTCACTAAATCAGGTCCAGCTGTTTGATAGTGCATTAAGTCGAGAGCAAGTGTTAAATTTAATTGCAAACTTAGAGTTAAATTCTGAACACCCTATTGGCCAGGCTTTTGCTCAGTATTATCAGCAAACACTAGCCTTAACCGAGGTTGAAATCACTGTCGGTGGTGGTATTAGCGCTAATTATCAACACCAATTGATTAAAGTCGGTAGTGCCAAGTTTTGTAACGTAACTGCCGTTGCCGATGCCATGGTCTATTTATGCATTGATCATAAACTCATTGCTAGCATTAGCTTACAGGACGCGCTGCGCCCTGAAATTCCTGAGTTAATAAACCAACTTAAAGTTAAAAATTATCAACTGATAATGCTTACCGGCGATAGCTCAAGCCAAGCAGAGCAATTACAGCAGCAACTGGGCTTTGATGTTATGTTTAAAGGCTGCTCACCAGAGCAAAAAGTGCAACAAGTGCAAAATTTGGTATCAGCCGGGCATAAGGTGATGATGTTAGGTGATGGCATTAACGACAGTCCTGCTTTTCATGCTGCTCATGTCTCAGTTGCTTTAGAGTCGGGTACTGACTTATCCAAGAACCAAGCCGATGTGGTATTATTAAAGCCTGATATTAGTTTATTACTCTCATTGATTACCGGCAGCGAGATGGCCAAACTGCGGGTTAAACAAAACTTAGCATGGGCAATTGGCTATAATGTTATTATTATCCCACTTGCTGTCGCAGGTTTTGTCTCGCCTTATATCGCGGTACTGGGCATGTCATTTAGCTC
- a CDS encoding cbb3-type cytochrome oxidase subunit 3 — translation MTYADIHSIYTVILFVAFISFVVWTFIIKGKKDFDQAANLVFGDEQQKQQPKTKQESDHE, via the coding sequence ATGACATATGCAGATATTCACAGTATTTACACGGTAATTTTGTTTGTTGCTTTTATCTCTTTTGTCGTTTGGACTTTTATTATAAAAGGCAAAAAAGATTTTGATCAGGCTGCGAACTTAGTATTCGGTGACGAGCAGCAAAAACAACAACCAAAAACCAAACAGGAGTCAGATCATGAGTAG
- the ccoN gene encoding cytochrome-c oxidase, cbb3-type subunit I — protein sequence MSQTKSLNVDYNYSVVRLFAITTVIWGIVGMGLGVFIAAQLYWPALNFDIPWLTYSRLRPLHTNAVIFAFGTSALFATSYYVVQRTCQVRLFAEKLAMFTFWGWQAIIVAAVITLPMGLTSTKEYAELEWPIDILLTIVWISYAIVFFGTLVKRKTSHIYVANWFYGGFILTIAALHIVNSMAIPVSAFKSYSIYAGTVDAMVQWWYGHNAVGFLLTAGFLGMMYYFVPKQAGRPVYSYRLSIVHFWALIALYIWVGSHHLIYTALPDWTQSLGMVMSIILFVPSWGGMINGIMTLSGAWHKLKTDPILRFLIVSLSFYGMSTFEGPMMAIKSVNALSHYTDWTVGHVHSGALGWVAMISIGAIYHLIPVLYNKGRMYSTSLINSHFWLHTIGVVLYIVAMWISGITQGMMWSAVNTDGTLTYSFVQSLEASKPFYFMRFVGGVFVVAGMLLMAYNVFKTIRAPKESLAEPVPAVA from the coding sequence ATGAGCCAGACCAAATCGTTAAATGTTGATTACAACTATAGCGTTGTCCGCCTTTTTGCTATCACTACCGTAATTTGGGGTATTGTTGGCATGGGGTTGGGCGTTTTTATCGCGGCGCAGTTATACTGGCCAGCATTAAACTTTGATATTCCTTGGCTGACTTATAGTCGCCTACGTCCATTGCATACCAACGCGGTAATTTTCGCATTTGGTACTAGTGCATTATTCGCCACTAGTTATTATGTCGTACAGCGTACCTGTCAGGTTCGCTTATTTGCTGAAAAATTAGCAATGTTTACGTTCTGGGGTTGGCAAGCCATTATTGTTGCTGCTGTTATTACCCTACCAATGGGCTTAACCTCTACTAAAGAATATGCAGAGCTTGAGTGGCCAATTGATATACTACTAACCATCGTTTGGATTTCTTACGCTATTGTATTCTTTGGTACCTTAGTTAAACGTAAAACCAGCCACATTTATGTTGCTAACTGGTTCTACGGTGGCTTTATCCTAACGATTGCTGCCCTGCATATTGTAAATAGTATGGCTATTCCCGTCAGCGCGTTTAAATCCTATTCTATTTATGCCGGTACTGTTGATGCCATGGTTCAGTGGTGGTACGGCCATAATGCGGTTGGTTTCTTATTAACTGCAGGTTTCTTGGGTATGATGTATTACTTTGTACCTAAACAAGCTGGTCGCCCGGTTTATTCATATCGTTTATCTATTGTCCATTTTTGGGCCTTAATTGCGCTATACATCTGGGTAGGTTCGCATCACTTAATTTATACCGCCTTACCTGACTGGACTCAGTCTTTAGGTATGGTGATGTCGATTATCCTATTCGTACCAAGCTGGGGCGGTATGATAAACGGTATTATGACCTTATCAGGCGCTTGGCATAAGCTTAAGACTGACCCTATATTACGTTTCCTAATTGTCTCATTGTCTTTCTACGGTATGTCTACCTTTGAAGGCCCAATGATGGCCATTAAGTCAGTAAACGCATTATCGCATTATACTGACTGGACTGTAGGTCACGTTCACTCTGGTGCTTTAGGTTGGGTTGCGATGATTTCTATCGGCGCTATCTACCACTTAATACCGGTGTTATATAATAAAGGCCGTATGTACAGTACATCCTTAATTAACTCTCACTTCTGGTTACACACCATTGGTGTTGTATTGTATATCGTTGCCATGTGGATCTCAGGTATTACTCAAGGCATGATGTGGAGCGCAGTCAACACTGACGGCACCTTAACCTATAGTTTTGTACAAAGTCTTGAAGCCTCTAAGCCATTCTACTTTATGCGCTTTGTAGGTGGTGTATTTGTTGTTGCCGGTATGTTGTTAATGGCTTACAACGTTTTCAAAACTATTCGTGCACCGAAAGAAAGCTTGGCCGAACCTGTGCCAGCCGTTGCGTAA